From Brassica oleracea var. oleracea cultivar TO1000 chromosome C3, BOL, whole genome shotgun sequence, a single genomic window includes:
- the LOC106333582 gene encoding uncharacterized protein LOC106333582, whose amino-acid sequence MIGMRCIVFNCEWYDNVVGRGVSTDAFGVTSVHSRRRLDFYDPFILASQADQVCYIRYPRIRQRNDPWIVVMSINPRSRVQGVFDPLQQQLTEEDGEIGEFDEDNSDSSCSSSDNSSDGE is encoded by the exons ATGATTGGCATGAGATGTATTGTCTTCAACTGTGAGTGGTACGACAACGTTGTTGGTCGCGGAGTAAGCACTGACGCATTCGGTGTTACATCTGTACATTCGCGACGACGACTGGATTTTTACGATCCATTCATTCTTGCTTCACAAGCTGACCAG GTTTGCTATATTCGTTATCCGCGGATTAGGCAAAGGAACGATCCTTGGATCGTTGTCATGTCAATAAATCCCAGAAGCCGAGTACAAGGAGTATTTGATCCACTACAACAACAATTAACCGAAGAGGACGGCGAGATTGGAGAGTTTGACGAAGACAATTCAGATTCATCATGTTCATCATCAGATAATTCCTCAGATGGAGAGTAG
- the LOC106328932 gene encoding uncharacterized protein LOC106328932 has product MGTPYNFRSWLDQPHMDPNTNLLTEEYARGIQEFMGVVQSQPEARTSKYLLCPCSTCKNNIRVKKMEVWSHLYLKGFTRGYKIWYLHGERFEYGSSSEPQTADRLDEPTTDVDFGIGTVQMVYDAYGENLPSGEEEGDRQEQPNVENFPCEEEGEREQPNLEARRFFEMLDAAKQPLYQGCKDGHSPLSSASRLMALKTDYNLAEECVDAIADFVKDVLPEDNLAPGSYYEVQKLVAGLGLPYQVIDVCIDNCMIYWRADENRERCKFCRKPRYQDTTGRVPVPYKRMWYLPLTERLKRLYQSERTAEPMRWHAEHLTNGEITHPSDAEAWKHFQSTYPEFASEVRNVYLALCTDGFSPFGKHGRQYSLWPVILTPYNLPPHLCMRREFLFLSILVPGPDHPKRSLDVFLQPLIYELQLLWEHGVHTYDVSRKENFQMRAVLMWTISDFPAYGMLSGWTTHGRLSCPYCQDNTDAFQLKNGRKTCWFDCHRRFLPHDHPYRKSKTLFTKNKRVFDSPPEEVSGKKLKEQLRDFGADRTPDVGGNGHEPIYGVGENHNWHKKSIFWDLPYWETHLLRHCLDVMHIEKNFFDNLMNTILDVQGKTKDNLKSRLDLVDICARPELHVDEHGKGPIPIYRLDATAKEEFFDWITHSVKFPDGYASSLRNCVDKSEGKFTGLKSHDCHVMMQRLLPFAFSALLPRNVHEATAGISAFFRDLCSRSLTSDGIRNLEVKIPVILCNLEKIFPPSFFDVMEHLAIHLAREAALGGPVQYRWMYLYERFMFHLKKKVKNLSKVEGSIVAQCINEETSNFAEYYFPSEVRTKSRRPARHDDRGERATYYVYVPNMFTQIGRHSGKSTDRILTVAEHAHLHTYLLTNCEDILEYESIYLAEMRLKYPDATEEQLEQLKQNNFATWLSDYVSHCLAIGHPPKDWLREIVCGPKFVAKSYPRYCTRGYAFRVLKENTVRRTIDCGVSSSSGDDVYYGNVREILEIQYPGMIGMRCIVFNCEWYDNVVGRGVSTDAFGVTSVHSRRRLDFYDPFILASQADQVCYIRYPRIRQRNDPWIVVMSINPRSRVQGVFDPLQQQLTEEDGEIGEFDEDNSDSSCSSSDNSSDGE; this is encoded by the exons ATGGGTACTCCTTATAATTTCCGTTCTTGGTTAGATCAACCTCATATGGATCCAAATACAAATTTACTTACGGAGGAATACGCACGTGGTATTCAAGAATTCATGGGGGTGGTTCAAAGTCAACCGGAAGCAAGAACAAGTAAGTATTTATTATGTCCATGTTCTACTTGTAAGAATAATATCCGTGTCAAAAAAATGGAAGTATGGAGTCATTTATATTTGAAAGGATTTACACGTGGTTATAAGATTTGGTATCTTCATGGAGAAAGATTTGAGTATGGTAGTAGTAGCGAACCTCAAACTGCCGATAGGTTAGATGAACCTACCACGGATGTAGATTTTGGGATAGGGACTGTTCAGATGGTATATGATGCATATGGAGAAAATTTACCGTCGGGTGAAGAGGAAGGAGATAGACAAGAACAACCCAATGTAGAAAATTTCCCATGTGAAGAGGAAGGAGAACGAGAACAACCCAATCTAGAAGCCAGAAGATTTTTTGAAATGTTAGATGCAGCTAAGCAGCCATTGTATCAAGGATGTAAAGATGGGCATTCACCTTTATCATCCGCAAGTCGATTGATGGCGCTAAAGACTGACTATAATTTGGCTGAAGAATGTGTGGATGCGATTGCAGATTTTGTTAAAGATGTTCTTCCTGAAGATAATCTTGCACCTGGCTCATATTATGAGGTACAAAAATTGGTCGCTGGTCTTGGCTTACCATATCAGGTGATAGATGTATGCATCGATAACTGCATGATTTACTGGAGAGCAGATGAGAACAGGGAGAGATGTAAATTCTGTCGGAAACCTCGTTATCAGGATACGACTGGAAGAGTTCCGGTGCCATACAAACGAATGTGGTATTTGCCGTTGACTGAAAGATTAAAGAGGTTATATCAGTCTGAACGAACAGCAGAACCAATGAGATGGCATGCTGAGCACTTAACAAATGGTGAGATAACACATCCTTCCGATGCAGAGGCGTGGAAGCATTTTCAATCAACATATCCAGAATTTGCATCTGAGGTAAGAAATGTGTATCTTGCATTATGCACAGATGGTTTCAGTCCATTTGGAAAGCATGGAAGACAATATTCATTGTGGCCGGTAATCTTGACACCTTACAACTTACCACCACATTTGTGTATGCGACGGGAGTTTTTGTTCCTCTCAATTCTCGTTCCCGGGCCAGATCATCCTAAGAGATCACTGGATGTGTTTCTTCAGCCATTGATATATGAGCTGCAATTATTATGGGAGCACGGTGTTCATACATACGATGTTTCGCGGAAAGAGAATTTTCAGATGCGAGCAGTACTTATGTGGACAATAAGTGATTTTCCAGCATATGGTATGTTATCTGGATGGACCACGCATGGGAGGCTATCATGTCCTTATTGCCAAGACAACACAGATGCTTTCCAACTAAAAAATGGTCGGAAAACGTGTTGGTTTGACTGTCACAGGAGATTTCTACCACACGATCATCCATATCGTAAGAGTAAGACATTGTTTACAAAGAACAAGAGGGTGTTTGACAGTCCACCTGAAGAAGTAAGTGGCAAAAAGTTGAAGGAACAATTAAGAGATTTTGGTGCAGATAGAACGCCAGACGTGGGTGGAAACGGACATGAACCGATTTATGGTGTAGGGGAAAATCATAATTGGCATAAGAAGAGTATCTTCTGGGATTTGCCCTATTGGGAGACTCATTTGTTGCGGCACTGTTTAGATGTCATGCATATTGAGAAGAACTTTTTCGACAATTTGATGAACACCATCCTTGATGTCCAAGGCAAGACGAAGGATAACTTGAAGTCAAGACTGGATTTGGTTGATATTTGTGCTCGTCCCGAACTTCATGTTGATGAGCACGGTAAAGGTCCTATTCCCATATATCGACTGGATGCAACTGCAAAAGAAGAGTTTTTTGATTGGATAACACACAGTGTTAAATTTCCAGACGGTTATGCATCAAGTTTGCGTAATTGTGTTGACAAAAGTGAAGGGAAGTTTACTGGCTTGAAGAGCCATGATTGTCATGTAATGATGCAGCGCCTCCTTCCTTTTGCGTTTTCCGCACTATTGCCACGAAATGTCCACGAAGCAACCGCAG GGATAAGTGCTTTCTTCCGTGATTTATGCTCGAGATCACTCACATCAGATGGTATCCGCAATTTGGAAGTTAAAATACCGGTGATCCTATGCAACCTCGAGAAGATATTTCCTCCATCATTTTTTGATGTTATGGAGCATCTTGCTATTCATCTTGCGAGAGAAGCGGCACTCGGTGGTCCCGTGCAGTACAGGTGGATGTATTTGTACGAACGGTTTATGTTTCATCTGAAGAAGAAGGTCAAGAATTTAAGCAAGGTGGAGGGATCAATAGTGGCTCAGTGCATCAATGAGGAAACCTCAAACTTTGCTGAATACTACTTTCCATCAGAAGTTCGAACAAAAAGTCGAAGACCTGCACGGCATGATGATAGAGGTGAAAGGGCAACTTATTATGTTTATGTGCCAAACATGTTTACACAAATTGGACGACATAGTGGAAAGTCAACGGACCGGATACTTACAGTGGCTGAGCATGCTCATTTGCACACATATTTGCTTACAAACTGCGAAGACATTCTTGAATATGAGAG TATTTACTTGGCAGAGATGCGCTTAAAGTACCCGGATGCGACAGAAGAACAACTCGAACAACTCAAGCAAAACAACTTTGCAACATGGCTTTCTGATTAT GTAAGCCATTGTTTAGCTATTGGGCACCCACCTAAAGATTGGTTACGTGAGATAGTTTGTGGTCCAAAGTTTGTTGCAAAGTCATATCCGAGATATTGCACACGAGGATATGCATTCAGAGTTCTTAAGGAAAATACTGTAAGGAGAACAATTGATTGTGGGGTTTCTTCGTCATCCGGAGACGATGTCTACTACGGTAACGTACGCGAGATTTTGGAAATTCAGTACCCGGGAATGATTGGCATGAGATGTATTGTCTTCAACTGTGAGTGGTACGACAACGTTGTTGGTCGCGGAGTAAGCACTGACGCATTCGGTGTTACATCTGTACATTCGCGACGACGACTGGATTTTTACGATCCATTCATTCTTGCTTCACAAGCTGACCAG GTTTGCTATATTCGTTATCCGCGGATTAGGCAAAGGAACGATCCTTGGATCGTTGTCATGTCAATAAATCCCAGAAGCCGAGTACAAGGAGTATTTGATCCACTACAACAACAATTAACCGAAGAGGACGGCGAGATTGGAGAGTTTGACGAAGACAATTCAGATTCATCATGTTCATCATCAGATAATTCCTCAGATGGAGAGTAG
- the LOC106330814 gene encoding uncharacterized mitochondrial protein AtMg00810-like: protein MATYVDYLFVTGNSVKEIKNFKKDMSKNFEMYDLGLLTYYLRLEVRQSSNCIMINQEAYDRRILKEAAMDECNSTYIPIEFGLQLAKGSDELEIDATLYRRRIGCLRYLMHTRPDMALSVGILSRYMHSPRASHDNALKQVLRYFKGTVWYGLSFKQGKSKKLIGYSGSSHNTDPGDGRSTT, encoded by the coding sequence ATGGCTACATATGTCGATTATCTCTTTGTTACTGGAAACTCAGTTAAGGAGATCAAAAACTTCAAGAAGGACATGTCGAAGAACTTTGAGATGTATGATTTGGGCTTATTGACATATTACCTTCGGTTGGAAGTAAGACAGAGCTCAAACTGCATTATGATCAATCAAGAAGCTTATGATCGGCGTATATTGAAGGAGGCTGCAATGGATGAATGCAACTCAACGTATATACCAATAGAGTTTGGTCTGCAACTCGCCAAAGGATCAGACGAACTCGAAATCGATGCAACGCTTTACCGAAGAAGAATTGGATGCCTCAGATATCTTATGCACACAAGGCCTGACATGGCGTTATCGGTTGGTATCTTAAGTAGATACATGCATTCGCCGAGAGCATCACACGACAATGCACTAAAACAAGTGTTGAGGTATTTTAAAGGAACGGTCTGGTATGGATTGTCATTCAAGCAAGGAAAATCTAAGAAGCTCATTGGATATAGTGGCAGTAGTCACAACACTGATCCTGGTGATGGAAGAAGTACAACATGA
- the LOC106330813 gene encoding uncharacterized protein LOC106330813, with the protein MLRCPKYWATEPAKKKSKDAAKSRKSDPLGKGVYKHNAGPVGFARIEYNMTVEIGELPSYTDLVRRTHAKKDGTFGDYRAEELVTQAEMEATQVSNTNSDGSPQSPSATSAPSRILLNQAYLKNAKGKRGHVYGLGSAEYREHAPSARVPASLARNLELELRVSGLETSLQSVTADVSAVKADVRVVKEDVATMNEEFAATRAAITELIQSLRPQANPQQHPPSTQAQDPSTQA; encoded by the exons ATGTTAAGATGTCCAAAGTATTGGGCGACAGAACCAGCCAAGAAGAAGAGCAAAGACGCTGCTAAAAGCCGCAAGTCTGACCCTCTGGGTAAAGGGGTATACAAGCACAATGCAGGACCGGTTGGTTTTGCAAGAATTGAATACAACATG ACGGTTGAGATTGGTGAACTTCCATCCTACACAGACCTTGTCAGGAGGACACACGCGAAAAAGGATGGGACTTTTGGGGACTATCGTGCGGAAGAACTGGTAACTCAAGCTGAGATGGAAGCTACTCAGGTCTCTAACACTAACAGTGATGGATCACCTCAAAGTCCATCAGCAACCTCAGCTCCTTCTCGCATTTTGTTAAACCAAGCTTATCTGAAG AATGCTAAAGGTAAGAGGGGGCATGTCTACGGACTCGGCAGTGCCGAGTATAGGGAACATGCGCCATCTGCAAGAGTCCCTGCTTCTCTGGCCCGCAACTTGGAGCTGGAGTTGCGTGTGAGTGGACTAGAGACAAGCTTGCAAAGTGTGACTGCTGATGTAAGTGCAGTGAAGGCTGATGTACGTGTTGTGAAGGAGGATGTGGCAACAATGAATGAGGAATTTGCAGCAACAAGGGCTGCAATCACTGAGCTCATCCAATCACTTCGACCCCAAGCTAACCCTCAGCAACATCCCCCTTCTACTCAGGCTCAAGACCCTTCGACTCAGGCTTAG